One window from the genome of Paramormyrops kingsleyae isolate MSU_618 chromosome 3, PKINGS_0.4, whole genome shotgun sequence encodes:
- the map3k4 gene encoding mitogen-activated protein kinase kinase kinase 4 isoform X3, which yields MKRMSGKHQRNSLARAPGRPPNKVEKVTPPSQSDPHEEYSYKHGKKQRDTLRSTERDHKKTFEGSFMLEPLSKASPFGVLSMEPRKPYLSLGCSSKLPLSMPHHVGRTHRQTSRTDCPADRLKFFETLRLLLKLTSMSSKKKEKEQRGPENSAFMGQNNEVIWLELQAWHAHRSINDQDVFLYTARQAIPDIIEEVLRFKVNYRSLGLLVDTEEAEPEQGDGTHDVVGGGPEAEGGGDAAGLGLCDLPAFQGCELEDDAADAFRGHVQRQRLAFEQVKQVMETLESVEALYPSLQSLQKANEKYAARDFQARVQALCLWLNITKDLNQKLRVMGTVLGLRDLSRLGWPVFEMPSPRCSRGTEEDEEEDGEEDEENDSTATYTADSDVEDGQPASERTSNLTPKLARLFSEEDFLSSSNEQAGAGETEAGGGTGGGGGGQRCTTSIYRPFVDKALKQMGLRKLILRLHKLMDRSLQRSRAALLSHAEPVQEFSECADPLLYSDYLPELCRNLSCSSPGNEEAETGLVSWAELLAMDLPSFQPAFLALCRVQLNVIHECLKLRLEQRPAGEPSLLSIKQLVRECKEVLRGGLLMKQYYQYMLRGVATDPQGLQSNTNIDDFEEDLHKMLMVYFDYMRSWIQMLQQLPQASHSLKNLLEEEWNFTKVITPYIRGGEAQSGKLFCDIAGMLLKSTGDFLDAGLQRSGDEFWESADDSAASDEIRRSVIETSRSLKELFHEARERASKGLGFAKMLRKDLEIAADFTIAAGVPGLLEALKEKNYVKVQIPGLDELQVFVPSGLVSQRPIILQLLNAAAGKDCSKEPDEMAEDEAYLLMSKQGAGDSPGEASWVQWDGTLLKLVPQMETVDTLRAMKIDNLLLVAMQSVHLATQRKAFQQSMDDLLTLRCEQTSSQPLIAKALKQLKNEALQLCIKINAVIDRVEYMFTSDFEAEVEDCESTTLHHYYREAMIQGYNFAFEYHKEVVRLMSGDFRQRIGERYIAFARKWMNYVLTKCESGRGTRPRWATQGFDFLQAIEPAFISALPEDDFLSLQALMNECIGHVIGKPHSPVSGFYLPPRNPRPVKVPRCHSDPPNPNLFIGNAEGFSSRSLPCDLRTPPCPTGPRPAPQGPGDPSLTKTPGSTPNDLRSSNLHDNDRLSSVAAELHFKSLSRHSSPTEDREEPSYPKGDPSTTARRSWELRTFISQSKDVRQSPMEAVRRSIRTYEDKRYAIMKQRNIIGQVCHKPKSYDNVMHVGLRKVTFKWQRGNKIGEGQYGKVYTCINVDTGELMAMKEIRFQPNDHKTIKETADELKIFEGIKHPNLVRYFGVELHREEMYIFMEYCDEGTLEEVSRLGLQEHVIRLYSKQITTAINVLHEHGIVHRDIKGANIFLTSSGLIKLGDFGCSVKLKNNAQTMPGEVNSTLGTAAYMAPEVITRAKGEGHGRAADIWSLGCVLIEMVTGKRPWHEYEHNFQIMYKVGMGHKPPIPEKLSAEGKDFLQHCLESDPKQRWTASTLLDHPFVKVCTDEE from the exons ATGAAACGTATGTCCGGCAAGCACCAGAGAAACAGCCTGGCCAGAGCCCCCGGACGCCCCCCCAACAAGG TAGAGAAAGTGACCCCTCCCAGCCAGTCGGACCCCCACGAGGAGTACAGCTACAAGCACGGCAAGAAGCAGCGGGACACGCTTCGTTCCACCGAGCGCGACCACAAGAAGACCTTTGAGGGCTCCTTCATGCTGGAACCCCTGTCCAAGGCCAGCCCCTTCGGAGTCCTAAGCATGGAGCCGCGGAAGCCCTACCTAAGCCTGGGCTGCAGCAGCAAGCTTCCGCTCAGCATGCCGCACCATGTGGGACGGACGCACCGGCAGACCTCGCGCACCGACTGCCCTGCCGACCGCCTCAAGTTCTTTGAGACGCTGCGGCTTCTGCTCAAACTCACCTCCATGTCCTCCaagaagaaggagaaggagCAGCGTGGCCCGGAGAACTCCGCCTTCATGGGCCAGAACAATGAGGTCATCTGGCTGGAGCTGCAGGCCTGGCACGCCCACCGCAGCATCAATGACCAGGATGTCTTCCTGTACACTGCCCGGCAGGCCATCCCCGACATCATCGAGGAGGTGCTCCGCTTCAAGGTCAACTACCGCAGCCTGGGTTTGCTGGTGGACACCGAGGAGGCGGAGCCTGAGCAGGGGGATGGGACTCATGATGTGGTGGGTGGTGGGCCTGAAGCAGAGGGGGGCGGAGACGCCGCTGGATTGGGTCTCTGTGACCTCCCGGCTTTTCAGGGCTGCGAGCTGGAGGACGACGCGGCGGATGCCTTCCGGGGGCACGTGCAGAGGCAGCGGCTGGCCTTTGAGCAGGTCAAGCAGGTCATGGAGACCCTGGAGTCGGTGGAGGCGCTCTACCCGTCACTGCAGTCCCTTCAGAAGGCTAATGAAAAGTATGCAGCCCGCGACTTCCAGGCCAGGGTGCAGGCACTCTGCCTGTGGCTCAACATCACCAAGGACCTGAACCAGAAGCTTCGGGTCATGGGCACTGTACTGGGTCTCAGGGACTTGTCCCGCTTGGGCTGGCCTGTTTTTGAGATGCCATCCCCCCGCTGCTCACGGGGCAccgaggaggatgaggaggaggatggcgaggaggatgaggagaacGACTCCACCGCCACCTACACGGCCGACAGCGACGTAGAAGACGGACAGCCAGCAAGCGAACGCACATCGAACCTGACACCGAAGCTGGCCCGCCTCTTCTCGGAGGAGGACTTTCTTTCTTCCTCCAACGAGCAGGCGGGAGCTGGAGAAACCGAGGCGGGTGGGgggacaggaggaggaggagggggccaGCGCTGCACCACCTCCATCTATAGGCCCTTTGTGGACAAGGCGCTGAAGCAGATGGGGCTACGGAAGCTGATCCTCAGGCTGCACAAGCTGATGGACCGCTCACTGCAGAGGTCCCGTGCCGCGCTGCTGAGTCACGCCGAGCCGGTGCAGGAG TTCTCCGAATGTGCAGACCCCCTCCTGTACAGTGACTACCTGCCTGAGCTCTGCCGGAACCTGTCCTGCAGCAGCCCCGGCAACGAGGAGGCGGAGACGGGACTTGTGTCGTGGGCGGAGCTTCTGGCCATGGACCTCCCCTCTTTCCAGCCCGCTTTCCTGGCACTTTGCCGCGTGCAGCTCAACGTGATCCACGAGTGCCTGAAGCTGAGGCTGGAGCAGAGGCCCGCTGGAGAGCCGTCGCTTCTCAGCATCAAACAG TTGGTGCGCGAGTGCAAAGAGGTTCTCCGAGGGGGACTCTTGATGAAGCAGTACTATCAGTACATGCTGCGTGGCGTGGCGACGGACCCTCAGGGCCTGCAGTCCAACACCAACATAGACGACTTCGAGGAGGACCTCCACAAGATGCTCATG GTGTACTTCGACTATATGCGAAGCTGGATCCAGATGCTTCAGCAGCTGCCCCAGGCATCACACAGTTTGAAGAACCTCCTGGAGGAGGAGTGGAACTTCACCAAGGTCATCACGCCCTACATCCGGGGCGGCGAGGCCCAGTCAGGCAAGCTGTTCTG TGACATCGCTGGAATGCTGCTCAAGTCTACCGGGGACTTCCTGGACGCTGGGCTGCAGCGGAGCGGAGACGAGTTCTGGGAAAGCGCTGACGACAGTGCTGCCTCCGACGAAATCCG GCGTTCTGTGATTGAGACTAGCCGCTCTCTCAAGGAGCTCTTCCATGAGGCCAGAGAGCGGGCGTCCAAAGGACTGGGCTTTGCCAAGATGCTACGGAAG GACTTGGAGATTGCTGCAGATTTCACCATCGCCGCTGGAGTTCCTGGCCTCCTTGAGGCCCTCAAGGAAAAGAACTATGTGAAG GTCCAGATTCCGGGGCTGGACGAGCTGCAGGTGTTCGTCCCCTCCGGCCTGGTCTCCCAGCGTCCCATCATCCTTCAGTTGCTCAACGCAGCAGCGGGCAAGGACTGCTCCAAGGAGCCTGATGAAATGGCGGAGGATGAGGCCTACCTCCTCATGAGCAAGCAGGGAGCCGGGGACTCGCCTGGTGAGGCCAGCTGGGTGCAGTGGGATGGGACCCTGCTCAAGCTGGTGCCTCAGATGGAGACGGTGGACACGCTCAGAGCCATGAAG ATCGACAACCTGCTACTGGTGGCGATGCAGTCAGTCCACCTGGCGACCCAACGCAAGGCCTTCCAACAGTCCATGGATGACCTACTGACCCTGCGCTGCGAGCAGACCTCCAGTCAGCCCCTTATCGCCAAGGCGCTTAAGCAGCTCAAG AACGAGGCCCTGCAGCTGTGTATCAAGATCAACGCTGTCATCGACCGGGTGGAGTACATGTTCACGTCTGACTTTGAGGCCGAGGTGGAGGATTGTGAGTCGACCACGCTCCATCACTATTACCGTGAAGCCATGATCCAGGGCTACAACTTTGCCTTTGAG TACCACAAGGAGGTGGTGCGCCTGATGTCAGGGGATTTCCGGCAGCGCATCGGCGAGCGCTACATCGCCTTCGCCCGTAAGTGGATGAACTACGTGCTGACGAAGTGCGAGAGTGGGCGTGGCACGCGGCCCAG GTGGGCTACACAGGGCTTCGACTTCCTCCAGGCCATCGAGCCCGCCTTCATCTCGGCGCTGCCTGAGGATGACTTCCTG AGTCTGCAGGCTCTGATGAACGAATGCATTGGTCATGTGATCGGCAAGCCCCACAGCCCCGTCAGCGGCTTTTACCTCC CCCCCAGGAACCCTCGACCCGTCAAGGTGCCCCGCTGCCACAGCGATCCCCCGAACCCCAATCTGTTTATCGGCAATGCTGAGGGATTCAG CTCTCGGAGTCTCCCCTGCGACCTCCGGACCCCACCGTGCCCCACTGGCCCCCGCCCTGCCCCGCAGGGCCCCGGGGACCCGAGCCTCACCAAAACACCCGGCAGCACCCCCAATGACCTCAG AAGCTCTAACCTCCATGACAATGACCGCCTGTCATCAGTGGCTGCGGAGCTACATTTCAAATCCCTGAGTCGACACTCCAGTCCCACCGAAGACCGGGAAG AGCCATCGTACCCGAAGGGTGACCCCAGCACGACAGCTAGGCGAAGCTGGGAGCTTCGTACCTTCATCAGCCAGTCAAAAG ATGTCCGGCAGAGCCCCATGGAGGCAGTGCGCCGGTCCATCCGCACCTACGAGGACAAGCGCTACGCCATCATGAAACAGCGGAACATCATTGGCCAAGTGTGCCACAAGCCCAAGTCCTATGACAATGTCATGCACGTGGGCCTGAGGAAGGTCACCTTCAAGTGGCAGAGGGGCAATAAGATAG GCGAAGGGCAGTATGGGAAGGTGTACACCTGCATCAACGTCGACACCGGAGAGCTGATGGCAATGAAAGAG ATCAGGTTCCAGCCCAATGACCACAAAACGATAAAGGAAACTGCAGACGAGCTGAAAATCTTTGAGGGCATCAAGCACCCCAATCTCGTTCGTTACTTTGGTGTGGAACTCCACCGG GAGGAGATGTACATCTTCATGGAGTACTGTGATGAAGGCACTCTGGAGGAGGTATCCAGGCTAGGTCTCCAGGAACATGTGATACGACTCTACAGCAAGCAGATCACCACGGCCATCAACGTGCTACACGAGCATGGAATTGTGCACCGTGACATTAAGG GTGCGAACATATTCCTGACATCATCCGGCCTGATCAAGCTTGGCGATTTCGGCTGCTCGGTCAAGCTGAAGAACAATGCCCAGACCATGCCAGGGGAGGTGAACAGCACTCTGGGAACAGCAG CGTACATGGCACCAGAGGTCATCACCAGGGCTAAAGGTGAAGGTCACGGTAGAGCAGCTGACATCTGGAGTCTAGGCTGTGTCCTGATCGAGATGGTGACAGGAAAG AGACCCTGGCACGAGTATGAGCACAACTTCCAGATCATGTACAAGGTGGGAATGGGACACAAGCCGCCTATCCCAGAGAAGCTGAGCGCCGAGGGGAAGGACTTCCTGCAGCACTGCCTGGAGAGCGATCCCAAGCAGCGGTGGACCGCGAGCACGCTGCTGGACCACCCCTTCGTCAAG gtTTGCACGGATGAAGAgtga